A DNA window from Rhizobium sp. NXC14 contains the following coding sequences:
- a CDS encoding autotransporter assembly complex family protein: MRIRGTSPKIGFAYRRTGTMMVVAAAAAFSPVLIGDAYAFKLFGITIFGKEEDESEQVPDPVRYQVDLKADTADPDLKEALENSSRLVRDQKQPVSGDLGIVVKARDDRERLIAALYEKARYGGVVTITIDGRNIDDLPPNPTFDRSGPIPVTVNITPGPVFRVREVQFGGDAADRNPADYDLAPGAEAGSLAIIKAGDKIVEQLKSEGRPFAKLTERKVVADHRSDTVDIVLAAEGGPVAPIGDVGVTGEKTVRPGFIQRYSRLNKGDAYSPERLKKAGERLRALGVFSSVTIHQGDVLAPDGTLPMTIEVSEGKRRYFGVGAQYSTTDGLGIQGYWGHRNLFGEAETLRIEGSVSRLGETTDVGSLDYSAGILFTKPGAFFPAATLKAGIVAKTQNPDAYNATLVTASLGLSYELTDKDTVSASGEVSWERDDDAFGTNDYLTIALPLQYDRDARDDKFNPTEGYRATAFAKPGYEIFNATPYAAFEGSISGYLPFGAEDRLVLAGKIAAGVLIGGGGIEDIPATQRFFAGGGGSVRGYSYQEISPYNDNGDATGGRSYVTGSLEARFKITDTIGLVPFIDVGTVSDSTFPGFSDIRAGAGAGIRYATPFGPLRLDFAVPLNKYEDGTDYGIYAGIGQSF; the protein is encoded by the coding sequence ATGCGGATTAGAGGGACAAGTCCGAAAATAGGTTTTGCGTATCGGCGAACAGGCACCATGATGGTGGTCGCAGCGGCAGCTGCTTTCTCACCGGTCCTGATCGGCGATGCTTACGCCTTCAAGCTTTTCGGCATCACCATCTTCGGCAAGGAGGAGGACGAGAGCGAACAGGTGCCCGATCCGGTGCGCTATCAAGTCGACCTCAAGGCCGACACCGCCGATCCCGATCTTAAGGAAGCACTCGAAAACAGCTCCCGCCTCGTCAGGGACCAGAAACAGCCGGTCTCCGGCGATCTCGGCATCGTCGTCAAGGCGCGTGACGACCGCGAGCGGCTGATCGCCGCCTTGTACGAAAAGGCGCGCTATGGCGGCGTGGTGACGATCACCATCGATGGCAGAAACATCGACGACCTGCCCCCCAATCCGACCTTCGACCGCTCCGGGCCGATCCCCGTCACCGTCAATATAACACCCGGTCCCGTGTTCAGGGTCAGAGAGGTGCAGTTCGGCGGCGACGCCGCAGATCGCAATCCCGCCGATTACGACCTTGCCCCCGGCGCCGAGGCCGGCTCGCTCGCCATCATCAAGGCCGGCGACAAGATCGTCGAACAGTTGAAAAGTGAAGGCCGGCCCTTCGCCAAATTGACCGAACGCAAGGTCGTCGCCGATCACAGGAGCGATACGGTCGACATCGTGCTTGCTGCCGAAGGTGGGCCTGTCGCCCCGATCGGCGATGTCGGGGTCACCGGCGAAAAAACCGTGCGGCCCGGTTTCATCCAGCGTTATTCCCGGCTGAACAAAGGGGACGCCTATTCGCCGGAAAGGCTGAAGAAGGCCGGCGAGCGGCTTCGCGCCCTCGGCGTCTTTTCGAGCGTCACTATTCATCAGGGCGATGTGCTGGCGCCTGATGGTACGCTGCCGATGACGATCGAGGTTTCCGAAGGCAAGAGGCGTTATTTCGGCGTCGGCGCGCAATATTCCACCACCGACGGCCTCGGCATCCAGGGTTATTGGGGCCACCGCAACCTGTTCGGCGAGGCCGAGACGCTGAGGATCGAAGGCTCGGTCTCGCGGCTCGGCGAAACAACCGATGTCGGCAGCCTCGACTACTCCGCCGGCATCCTCTTCACCAAGCCCGGCGCCTTCTTCCCGGCCGCCACGCTGAAGGCCGGCATCGTCGCCAAGACCCAGAACCCGGACGCTTATAATGCGACGCTCGTCACCGCCTCGCTTGGCCTTTCCTATGAACTGACCGACAAGGACACGGTGTCGGCGAGCGGCGAAGTCAGCTGGGAGCGTGATGACGACGCCTTCGGCACCAATGACTATCTGACCATCGCCCTGCCGCTTCAATATGATCGTGACGCACGCGACGACAAGTTCAATCCGACCGAAGGCTATCGGGCGACAGCATTTGCAAAGCCCGGCTACGAGATCTTCAACGCCACACCCTACGCGGCATTCGAGGGCTCGATCTCCGGCTATCTGCCATTTGGCGCCGAGGACCGCCTCGTGCTTGCCGGCAAGATCGCGGCCGGCGTGCTGATCGGCGGCGGCGGGATCGAGGACATTCCTGCCACGCAGCGTTTTTTCGCCGGCGGCGGCGGTTCAGTGCGCGGATATAGCTATCAGGAGATTTCGCCCTACAATGACAATGGCGATGCCACCGGCGGCCGCTCCTATGTGACCGGGTCGTTGGAGGCCCGCTTCAAGATCACCGATACAATCGGCCTCGTGCCCTTCATCGATGTCGGCACCGTATCGGATAGCACCTTCCCGGGTTTTTCCGATATCCGCGCCGGCGCCGGCGCGGGAATACGATATGCCACACCTTTCGGGCCGTTGCGGCTTGATTTTGCCGTGCCGCTGAACAAGTACGAAGATGGCACAGATTATGGAATTTATGCCGGCATCGGCCAATCCTTCTAG
- a CDS encoding translocation/assembly module TamB domain-containing protein — translation MQTLAKIVNWIVRVTGYAVGAILILAVAALAIFGFTSFGARIVTERIASTLSNRDMTIEVREPEGLLTGGLRAAEISLSDTRGVFAEIHGVAIDWNPLALLTGTFHAKRFQIDTINVLRKPVRTLPSRPGAENSGGFALPVKIDVDHVALPDIKLAEAFAGRAFALAANGSLSADGDGGEAMVNVSRHAVPDARLTADIAYAPAENRLRLKAELAEPKGGLLAGFLGLPDNPAVNIDLDGQGPISDWTGKVQAALDGQQRAAIEGRHAIGTDGLHHLDLKGGGDLSSLLPAAFRPLFAGQTNIDLAATFDDHGKLDIQTGNIATGSVVIAASGALDPAGNNSLNANLLGTSGPVDFRWPLAEGEARFLISGLNLALTGEAQTARLSLSGSLDSATLPQADIGNVKLTAKSDAFNLAARSGSVQLRLVAGDATFAEPNLNRAVQGPITIAAPLQISPGDIGFNGTTVESANINGSLNGSYRLADRALTGNVKLSVEPAALPAAATSRFDQPILVESQVTGTIPSKLALSNLVLKSGTLEAAGNVALDGSMLNADLSGRLPDIGKLMTGASGGAGYALRIGGELPAISVTANIKAPSLEIADRALADLNIDLWGVADPKAPQGKFAATGTIDGQPLGINGDIRSENGKTNIPALTADVGGNRLTGNLELSPSFTPSGALTFDFPKLGLLAALGGQKAEGDLKGSLGIDSHDGKIALKLVASGASIRRDTLAIAKPDIDLTVSDLSTLAANGTLRAEEVAAGANKLGGLSLSFTKQQDRTNFDLDAAYDGNPVMADGTIEMAAGNIGLNLDRLSASPRNILIELAAPTRVTVTGGVANLDGLTLKTGAGSVSVTGSAGETLKLDAIIKELPASLVDGFVPNLSAGGTISGTIAVTGTPAAPIADFKLDWKDATTGQLKGAGLAPLGIIASGKFADKKLDFDTTIAGADSLLLKTSGDVGLADPTTPVLDIDADILNLPAQVANGFVSDLAAEGAITGKVTASGSLKAPTANFDLAWKNAATSHTKRAGLAALDVTASGKFAGDKLDFDAAASGANNLSLKANGNVDLTGTTVGSVKADATLNNIPAAIANGFVPDLAAEGAFSGTVAASGSLAAPIADFDLHWQNAATSHTKRAGLTGLEARASGKFADNKLDFDAAASGANNLSLKANGNVDITGTTVGSVKVNATLDNISVAIANGFVPDLAAEGALSGTVAASGSLAAPIADFDLHWQNAATSHTKRAGLTGLDATASGKFADNKLDFDAVVAGADSLSLKANGNVAVTGTTIGTVAADATLSNIPASLANSFVADLAAEGTVSGRISAAGSLSAPTANFDLNWKDAATSHTKRAGLAALDITASGKFADNKLDFNAAAGGDQGLSLKAMGNVALAGTAIDSVNVDAEIAKLPAALANAFVPDLAAGGIISGTLSAAGTPAAPKADFKLDWTGAATSHTRSAHLSGLALAASGHLADNKLDFNTNLGGKDGLSLNAAGNVAISGTSIRNIDVKADLANLPAGLANGFVPGLAAEGTVSGTASASGALPKPAVDFKLDWKNAATAQTRSSGLSGLSAAVTGKFANDRVDFDASLAGKDGMLAKAAGGATIAGTAIRDLSINADIPALPANIANAFVPGLGAEGTLSASAQTSGTPADPIVDFKLNWKDAATSHTKAAGLSRLALAATGKYAGDRLDFDADLSGGGGISLKAAGNLSIAGTTIRSIDVTANAANVPAAIANGFVPGIGAEGTISATAKVTGTLSSPVVDFKVDWKNAATSQTKGAGLSPFTIGASGKLADNRLTVDTNLAGDAGMSLKGGGSVVISGNRALDMRFNGNVPFAVLGAPLAQQGFVADGVAKVDLKIGGTAAAPVINGTVSTSGAKLVDVRRNLAVNNLAATVTFNGNQAVISRLSGNLGGGGTISASGTIGIQPAGGFPADISIKLDKAVYVDGTLVVSTVNGTVGLRGPILSATLSGKLRLDKTSITVPERLPTSLREIDIRHKNAPRAVLAQLRDDGERKPGEKSSTITLDLEIDAPSQIFVRGRGIDAELGGLVTIRGTAAAPSVTGGFTMRRGRLIILNRRLNFSDKSKITFAGDLTPALDMEATSTSGTTTLTVDVSGLATDPSITFSSSPQLPQDEVLAQLIFGQSMSKLSPVQIAQLADAVSQLAGNRSTSLFEGLRNQLGVDDFDISTDAKGQTSVSVGRYLNDRTYFELQQGGSAGAKAIINLDVGRGVKLRGVAGGNGAGEAGIVYEREY, via the coding sequence ATGCAAACGCTGGCAAAAATCGTCAACTGGATAGTGCGGGTCACCGGCTATGCCGTAGGCGCCATTTTGATTCTCGCTGTCGCGGCACTTGCGATCTTCGGCTTCACCTCCTTTGGCGCCCGCATCGTCACCGAAAGGATCGCCTCCACCCTTTCCAACCGCGACATGACGATCGAGGTGCGCGAACCGGAAGGGCTTTTGACTGGCGGGCTTCGCGCCGCCGAAATCTCCCTATCCGACACCAGGGGCGTTTTTGCGGAAATTCACGGCGTGGCAATCGATTGGAACCCGCTGGCGCTGCTGACGGGAACATTCCACGCCAAGCGTTTCCAGATCGACACGATCAACGTGCTGCGCAAGCCGGTGCGCACCCTGCCCTCGCGGCCCGGCGCCGAAAATTCCGGCGGCTTCGCACTTCCGGTCAAGATCGATGTCGACCATGTGGCCCTGCCCGATATCAAACTGGCCGAAGCTTTTGCCGGGCGCGCCTTCGCGCTCGCCGCCAACGGCAGCCTTTCGGCGGATGGCGACGGCGGCGAAGCGATGGTCAATGTCAGCCGCCACGCGGTTCCGGATGCGCGCCTTACTGCCGATATCGCCTATGCGCCGGCCGAAAACCGGCTGCGGCTGAAGGCTGAGCTTGCCGAGCCGAAGGGTGGGCTGTTGGCAGGCTTCCTCGGCCTGCCTGACAATCCTGCCGTCAACATCGACCTCGACGGTCAGGGACCGATATCCGACTGGACGGGCAAAGTGCAGGCTGCGCTCGACGGACAGCAGCGCGCTGCAATCGAGGGCCGGCATGCGATTGGCACAGACGGACTGCACCATCTCGATCTCAAGGGTGGCGGTGACCTGAGTTCGCTTCTTCCCGCGGCATTCCGGCCGCTTTTCGCCGGCCAAACCAATATCGACCTTGCCGCCACCTTCGACGATCATGGCAAGCTCGATATCCAGACCGGCAACATCGCCACCGGCAGCGTCGTCATCGCCGCATCGGGCGCGCTTGATCCGGCCGGCAACAACAGCCTGAACGCCAATCTCCTCGGCACATCCGGCCCCGTCGATTTCCGCTGGCCGCTCGCCGAAGGCGAAGCGCGCTTTCTGATATCAGGCCTCAACCTGGCTCTAACAGGCGAGGCGCAGACCGCCCGACTGAGCCTCAGCGGCTCGCTCGACAGCGCAACCCTGCCGCAGGCCGATATCGGCAACGTCAAGCTGACAGCAAAGAGCGACGCCTTCAATCTTGCCGCCCGTTCCGGCAGCGTTCAGCTACGCCTCGTGGCCGGCGACGCAACCTTTGCCGAGCCGAACCTCAACCGCGCAGTTCAAGGCCCTATCACGATCGCCGCGCCGCTCCAGATTTCGCCGGGCGACATCGGCTTCAACGGCACCACCGTCGAAAGCGCCAATATCAACGGCAGCCTCAACGGCTCCTATCGGCTGGCGGACCGCGCGCTGACCGGCAATGTCAAGCTGAGCGTCGAACCGGCGGCCCTGCCGGCTGCGGCGACGAGCAGGTTCGATCAGCCGATCTTGGTCGAAAGCCAAGTGACTGGCACGATCCCGTCGAAACTCGCGCTGTCCAACCTCGTCCTGAAATCCGGCACGCTTGAAGCTGCCGGCAACGTCGCGCTCGACGGCTCGATGTTGAACGCCGATCTTTCAGGCCGGCTGCCCGATATCGGCAAGCTGATGACAGGCGCCAGCGGCGGAGCAGGTTACGCGCTGAGGATCGGAGGCGAACTGCCGGCGATCTCCGTGACAGCCAATATCAAGGCTCCCAGCCTTGAGATAGCTGATCGCGCGCTCGCCGACCTCAATATCGATCTGTGGGGTGTCGCCGATCCCAAGGCGCCGCAGGGGAAGTTTGCGGCCACCGGCACGATCGACGGACAGCCGCTCGGCATCAACGGCGACATCCGTTCTGAAAACGGCAAGACGAACATTCCCGCACTGACCGCCGATGTCGGCGGCAACCGGCTGACCGGCAATCTGGAACTCTCGCCCTCCTTTACACCCTCGGGCGCCTTGACCTTCGATTTTCCCAAGCTCGGCTTGCTGGCCGCGCTCGGCGGACAGAAAGCCGAAGGAGACCTCAAGGGTTCGCTCGGCATCGATAGCCACGACGGCAAGATCGCGCTCAAGCTCGTTGCGTCAGGCGCCTCGATCCGCCGCGATACGCTCGCGATCGCTAAGCCGGATATCGACCTCACGGTCAGCGATCTCAGCACCCTTGCGGCAAACGGCACGCTCAGGGCCGAGGAGGTAGCTGCCGGAGCGAACAAACTTGGCGGACTTTCTCTCAGTTTTACCAAGCAGCAAGACCGCACCAACTTCGACCTCGATGCTGCCTATGACGGCAATCCCGTGATGGCGGACGGCACCATCGAGATGGCCGCCGGCAATATCGGCCTCAACCTCGATCGGCTCTCGGCAAGCCCCCGCAACATTCTGATCGAACTCGCCGCGCCGACGCGGGTCACAGTCACCGGCGGCGTCGCCAATCTGGACGGACTGACGTTGAAGACCGGCGCCGGCTCGGTATCGGTTACCGGTTCGGCCGGCGAGACGCTGAAGCTCGATGCCATCATCAAAGAGCTGCCAGCATCACTCGTCGACGGTTTCGTGCCGAATCTTTCGGCTGGCGGCACGATCTCGGGAACGATTGCCGTGACGGGAACGCCGGCAGCACCCATCGCCGATTTCAAACTCGACTGGAAGGATGCGACCACAGGACAGCTTAAGGGCGCGGGCCTGGCACCGCTCGGCATCATCGCCAGCGGTAAATTTGCCGACAAGAAGCTCGATTTCGACACGACAATCGCCGGTGCGGACAGCCTGTTGCTCAAGACAAGCGGCGACGTCGGGCTCGCTGATCCGACGACGCCGGTGCTCGATATCGACGCCGATATCCTCAACCTGCCGGCGCAGGTCGCCAATGGTTTCGTTTCCGATCTCGCCGCCGAGGGCGCCATCACGGGAAAGGTGACTGCCTCCGGTTCGCTTAAGGCTCCGACCGCCAATTTCGATCTCGCCTGGAAAAACGCTGCCACGAGCCACACAAAGCGGGCCGGCCTCGCGGCTCTTGATGTGACCGCGTCCGGCAAATTCGCGGGCGACAAGCTCGATTTCGACGCTGCGGCCAGCGGCGCCAACAACCTCTCGCTCAAGGCAAACGGCAACGTCGATCTCACCGGGACGACGGTCGGCAGCGTCAAGGCGGACGCAACATTGAACAATATCCCCGCAGCTATTGCCAACGGCTTTGTTCCCGATCTCGCAGCGGAAGGCGCTTTCTCCGGAACGGTCGCGGCCAGCGGGTCGCTTGCAGCTCCGATCGCCGATTTTGATCTCCATTGGCAAAACGCCGCGACGAGTCACACGAAACGAGCCGGCCTTACCGGTCTTGAAGCTAGGGCGTCCGGAAAGTTCGCCGACAACAAGCTCGATTTCGACGCTGCGGCCAGCGGCGCCAACAACCTCTCGCTCAAGGCAAACGGCAACGTGGACATCACCGGAACGACGGTCGGCAGCGTCAAGGTCAACGCAACACTGGACAATATCTCGGTGGCTATTGCCAACGGCTTCGTTCCCGATCTCGCAGCGGAAGGTGCTCTCTCCGGAACGGTCGCCGCCAGCGGGTCGCTTGCGGCTCCGATCGCTGATTTTGATCTCCATTGGCAAAACGCCGCGACGAGCCACACGAAACGAGCCGGCCTAACCGGTCTTGATGCCACGGCGTCCGGCAAATTTGCCGACAACAAGCTTGATTTCGACGCCGTGGTCGCCGGCGCAGACAGCCTCTCGCTCAAGGCGAACGGCAATGTCGCCGTGACCGGCACGACGATCGGCACCGTCGCGGCCGATGCGACGCTGTCAAATATCCCGGCAAGCCTGGCAAACAGCTTCGTCGCCGATCTCGCCGCCGAAGGCACAGTCTCGGGGAGGATCTCGGCTGCGGGCTCGCTTTCCGCCCCGACCGCCAATTTCGACCTCAATTGGAAAGACGCTGCGACGAGCCACACGAAGCGTGCCGGCCTTGCCGCTCTCGACATTACCGCGTCGGGGAAATTCGCCGATAACAAGCTGGATTTCAACGCGGCCGCCGGTGGCGATCAAGGTCTCTCATTGAAGGCCATGGGCAATGTCGCTCTCGCTGGTACGGCGATCGACAGCGTGAACGTCGATGCCGAAATCGCCAAACTCCCGGCTGCTCTCGCCAATGCCTTCGTCCCCGATTTGGCGGCCGGCGGCATAATATCAGGCACGCTCTCGGCAGCCGGAACACCCGCTGCACCCAAGGCCGATTTCAAGCTCGACTGGACGGGCGCCGCGACCAGCCACACCAGAAGCGCGCATCTTTCCGGCCTCGCGCTTGCCGCATCGGGACACCTCGCCGACAACAAGCTTGACTTCAACACCAATCTTGGCGGCAAGGACGGCCTGTCGCTGAATGCCGCTGGCAATGTGGCGATATCGGGCACTTCGATCCGCAACATCGACGTCAAAGCCGATCTTGCCAATCTGCCCGCGGGCCTTGCCAACGGCTTCGTTCCCGGTCTTGCCGCGGAAGGCACCGTGTCGGGAACGGCATCCGCCTCAGGAGCGCTGCCCAAACCCGCCGTCGATTTCAAGCTCGATTGGAAGAACGCCGCCACCGCCCAGACCAGGAGCAGCGGCTTGTCGGGCCTGAGTGCCGCGGTCACCGGCAAGTTCGCCAATGACAGGGTCGATTTCGATGCTAGCCTTGCCGGCAAGGACGGCATGTTGGCCAAGGCGGCGGGTGGCGCGACGATCGCGGGAACCGCGATACGCGACCTTTCGATCAATGCCGATATTCCGGCGCTGCCCGCAAATATCGCCAATGCCTTTGTTCCCGGCCTCGGAGCCGAAGGCACGCTGTCGGCGAGCGCCCAGACATCGGGAACGCCGGCAGACCCGATCGTCGATTTCAAGCTGAACTGGAAAGATGCCGCGACAAGCCACACCAAGGCCGCCGGCCTCTCCCGCCTTGCCTTGGCGGCGACGGGAAAATATGCCGGCGACCGGCTGGATTTTGATGCCGACCTCAGCGGCGGTGGTGGTATTTCGCTGAAAGCCGCTGGTAATCTTTCCATTGCAGGCACAACGATCCGATCGATCGACGTCACCGCAAACGCCGCCAATGTTCCGGCCGCCATCGCCAACGGTTTTGTTCCTGGCATAGGAGCCGAAGGCACGATCTCGGCGACGGCCAAAGTGACTGGCACGCTGAGCTCGCCCGTCGTGGACTTCAAGGTCGACTGGAAGAATGCGGCAACGAGCCAGACGAAGGGCGCCGGTCTTTCGCCATTCACCATCGGCGCATCCGGCAAGCTTGCCGATAACAGGCTGACGGTCGACACCAACCTTGCCGGCGACGCCGGTATGTCGCTGAAAGGCGGCGGCAGCGTCGTGATATCGGGCAACCGCGCCCTCGACATGCGCTTCAACGGCAATGTTCCCTTCGCCGTGCTTGGCGCCCCGCTCGCACAGCAGGGCTTTGTCGCCGACGGCGTCGCCAAGGTCGATCTTAAGATTGGCGGAACGGCCGCAGCCCCCGTCATCAACGGCACGGTCTCGACATCAGGCGCCAAGCTTGTCGACGTCAGGCGCAATCTTGCCGTCAACAATCTCGCAGCCACCGTCACCTTCAATGGCAACCAGGCCGTCATCTCGCGCCTCAGCGGCAATCTGGGCGGCGGCGGCACGATTTCGGCAAGCGGTACCATCGGCATCCAGCCCGCCGGCGGATTTCCCGCCGACATTTCGATCAAGCTCGACAAGGCCGTCTATGTCGACGGAACGCTTGTCGTCTCGACCGTCAACGGGACGGTCGGCCTGCGCGGGCCGATCCTGAGTGCAACGCTGAGCGGCAAGCTTCGGCTGGACAAGACCTCGATCACCGTGCCGGAAAGATTGCCGACCTCACTCCGTGAAATCGACATCCGGCATAAAAACGCACCGCGAGCGGTGCTGGCGCAGCTGCGCGATGACGGTGAACGGAAGCCGGGCGAGAAGTCCTCGACTATCACACTCGACCTCGAAATCGATGCGCCCTCGCAGATCTTCGTGCGCGGCCGCGGCATCGATGCCGAGCTTGGAGGTCTCGTGACGATCCGCGGAACGGCGGCAGCACCGAGCGTCACCGGTGGCTTTACAATGCGCCGCGGCCGGCTCATCATTCTCAATCGTCGCCTCAATTTCTCCGACAAGAGCAAAATCACCTTTGCCGGCGACCTGACGCCGGCGCTTGACATGGAAGCGACCTCCACCTCCGGCACGACGACCCTGACGGTCGATGTCTCAGGCCTTGCCACCGATCCCTCGATCACCTTTTCCTCCTCGCCGCAGCTGCCGCAGGACGAGGTGTTGGCGCAGCTGATCTTCGGCCAGTCGATGTCGAAGCTCTCGCCGGTGCAGATCGCCCAGCTCGCCGACGCCGTCAGCCAGCTGGCCGGCAACCGCTCCACCTCGCTTTTCGAGGGTCTGCGCAACCAGCTCGGCGTCGACGATTTCGACATCAGCACCGACGCGAAGGGCCAGACGAGCGTCAGCGTCGGCCGCTATCTCAACGACCGTACCTATTTCGAATTGCAGCAGGGCGGCTCGGCCGGCGCCAAGGCGATCATCAATCTCGATGTCGGCCGTGGCGTCAAATTGCGGGGAGTCGCCGGCGGGAATGGCGCCGGCGAAGCGGGCATCGTCTATGAACGGGAATATTAA
- a CDS encoding Lrp/AsnC family transcriptional regulator: protein MFDVDDLDTELLSALRHNARMSVSSLAAMTGASRATVAARIDRLVASGTIVGFTIRTSHETRSAGVRAIVMIEVLGKLADRVADQLRGLPQVRALHSTNGKWDFVAELEDRDLAAFDETLRRIRLINGINSTETNILLKTSKTGF from the coding sequence GTGTTCGACGTGGACGATCTCGATACCGAACTTCTGAGTGCGCTTCGCCACAATGCTCGCATGTCCGTCTCCTCGCTCGCGGCAATGACCGGTGCATCGCGGGCAACGGTCGCCGCCCGTATCGACCGGCTGGTCGCCAGCGGCACCATCGTCGGCTTCACCATCCGCACCAGTCACGAGACGCGATCCGCCGGCGTGCGCGCGATCGTCATGATCGAGGTGCTCGGCAAGCTCGCCGACAGGGTGGCCGATCAGCTCAGGGGCTTGCCGCAGGTGCGGGCGCTTCACAGCACCAACGGCAAATGGGATTTCGTCGCCGAGCTGGAGGACCGCGATCTTGCCGCCTTTGACGAGACGCTGCGTCGAATCAGACTGATCAACGGCATCAATTCGACCGAGACCAACATTCTTCTTAAAACGAGCAAGACGGGTTTCTAA
- the rocF gene encoding arginase: MNAQSRSVTLIGAPLEEGSGRRGAAMGPAALRIAGVDQTLIDLGHDVADIGDLSIVPAMDLPNHPKAHNLRIVGAFTRALESSVYDVAAAGRFPLILGGDHSLSMGSVSGMARYAASKERPLFVLWLDAHADFNSPATSPSGNIHGMPVAFFCGEAEFAEILPKDRPFVDPKNVFQVGIRSVDAREREEIHEHGVNVFDMRAIDEQGIGAVMREILAVVAKANGLLHVSLDLDFLDPDIAPGVGTTVPGGATFREAHLVMEMLSDSGLVSSLDLVELNPFLDDRGKSARILVELTASLFGRRIFDRPTRAA; encoded by the coding sequence ATGAATGCGCAATCGCGATCTGTCACCCTCATCGGCGCACCCTTGGAAGAAGGTTCGGGTCGCAGAGGCGCCGCCATGGGCCCTGCGGCCCTGCGGATCGCCGGCGTCGACCAGACCCTGATTGATCTCGGCCACGACGTCGCCGATATCGGCGATCTCTCTATCGTGCCGGCGATGGATCTGCCGAATCATCCGAAAGCCCATAATCTGAGGATCGTCGGTGCCTTCACCCGCGCATTGGAAAGCAGCGTCTATGACGTCGCCGCCGCCGGCCGCTTTCCGCTGATTCTCGGCGGCGATCATAGTCTGTCGATGGGCAGCGTCTCCGGCATGGCGCGTTATGCCGCCAGCAAGGAGCGCCCGCTCTTCGTGCTCTGGCTCGATGCCCATGCCGATTTCAACTCTCCGGCAACGTCACCCTCCGGCAATATTCACGGCATGCCCGTCGCCTTCTTCTGCGGCGAGGCGGAGTTCGCCGAAATCCTCCCGAAGGACCGGCCCTTCGTCGACCCGAAGAATGTCTTCCAGGTCGGTATCCGTTCGGTCGATGCGCGCGAGCGCGAGGAAATCCATGAACACGGCGTCAACGTCTTCGACATGCGGGCGATAGACGAGCAGGGCATCGGCGCCGTCATGCGCGAGATTCTCGCTGTTGTCGCAAAGGCCAACGGCCTGCTGCATGTCAGCCTTGATCTCGACTTCCTCGATCCCGACATCGCGCCCGGAGTCGGCACGACGGTGCCTGGCGGTGCGACCTTCCGCGAAGCGCATCTTGTCATGGAAATGCTTTCCGACAGCGGCCTCGTCTCGTCGCTCGATCTCGTCGAGCTCAATCCGTTCCTCGATGATCGCGGCAAGAGCGCCCGTATACTGGTGGAACTGACGGCAAGCCTCTTCGGCCGCCGCATCTTCGATCGTCCGACACGCGCCGCATAG